A region from the Vicia villosa cultivar HV-30 ecotype Madison, WI linkage group LG3, Vvil1.0, whole genome shotgun sequence genome encodes:
- the LOC131656252 gene encoding psbQ-like protein 3, chloroplastic, which translates to MELRTFTLQPNMTHMFPKLTCCVKLCNFQHSNQKDFSLKISRRNIMGLIISGECIFRTENANAFDFGLVAPDQTIEEAQDVVRVHAQDLLQIGDLLKSESWKVAQKELRRSSALLKKDIYTIIQSKPGKERPELRKLYSTLFNNVTRLDYAARDKDGAEVWQRYENIVVTMNDILSRI; encoded by the exons ATGGAGTTGAGAACATTTACCTTACAACCCAACATGACACACATGTTTCCAAAACTCACATGCTGTGTCAAACTTTGTAATTTCCAACATTCAAATCAGAAGGATTTTTCACTGAAAATCAGTAGAAGAAACATCATGGGGTTGATTATTAGTGGAGAGTGTATATTCAGGACAGAGAATGCAAACGCATTTGATTTTGGACTTGTGGCCCCTGATCAAACCATCGAAGAGGCACAAGATGTAGTGAGAGTTCACGCACAAGATTTGTTACAAATTGGAGATTTGTTAAAGTCAGAGTCATGGAAAGTGGCACAGAAGGAATTGAGAAGAAGCTCAGCACTTTTGAAGAAGGATATATACACCATAATTCAAAGTAAGCCTGGAAAGGAGAGGCCAGAATTGAGGAAGCTGTACTCTACTCTCTTTAACAATGTTACAAGA CTAGATTATGCAGCAAGGGATAAAGATGGAGCAGAAGTGTGGCAGCGTTATGAGAACATTGTTGTGACTATGAATGACATTCTATCCAGAATATAA